In one Lachnospiraceae bacterium GAM79 genomic region, the following are encoded:
- the polA gene encoding DNA polymerase I codes for MNKILLIDGHSILNRAFYGLPDLTNYEGLHTNAVLGFLNIIFKIMDEEKPDHMCVAFDVHEPTFRHLKYSAYKGTRKPMPEELREQVPLMKEVLTAMHVTIVEKGGYEADDIIGTISRMAERDGYATVIVSGDRDLLQLATDTILVRIPKTKATGTTIENYYAKDVVEAYGVTPVQFIDMKGLMGDTSDNIPGVPGIGEKTAAKLMIEYGSMENILDHLDTVKPPRVQKNLTENMDLAVMSKDLATIKLDCKLDVSLDEMTIESLFNEDSYKIFKRLGFNSLLKKFDTVTEAAEIDPVITLLETTEQIDGFFADKMKNTHKIGLYPIRKDGTLFGLAAAISDKDVFILSNLNGMEHDRLTENIVSVTRDGMQIDILDLKEALSVFPFDESDTKVHDIGVAAYLLNPMEDVYSYDAIARDYLGATLPSEKELVGKDELNLFSFTNETFRKLFAYKALIPYLAGDLLMERLEKQEMFTLYNEIEMPTVYTLYDMEHRGIRVDRKALDDYSVKLQSRIDELHTEIIGYAGKEFNINSPKQLGVILFEDMGLSGGKKTKTGYSTSVDVLEKIKNDHPIIPAILEYRQLTKLNSTYAQGLTAYISEDGRIHGTFNQTITATGRISSTDPNLQNIPMKLELGRLIRKAFIPEDGYVFVDADYSQIELRVLAHLSEDQVMQNAFLNHVDIHATTASEVFDVPIDQVTSLQRRNAKAVNFGIVYGISAFGLSEDLGISRKEAADYIEKYFATYKNIKSFLDRQVEEAKADGVVRTMFGRIRPVPELRSSNFMTRSFGERVAMNSPIQGTAADIIKIAMFRVNMELKKRGLKSRLILQIHDELLVETAKDEVDIVKEIMEKEMMGAADMAVPLEIGISEGDNWYDAK; via the coding sequence ATGAATAAAATATTATTAATTGATGGACACAGTATATTAAACCGTGCATTCTATGGTCTGCCGGATCTTACAAACTATGAAGGACTGCATACAAATGCAGTTCTTGGTTTTCTTAACATTATATTTAAGATCATGGACGAAGAAAAGCCGGATCATATGTGCGTAGCATTTGATGTGCATGAACCGACATTCCGCCATCTGAAATACAGTGCTTATAAAGGAACCAGAAAACCAATGCCGGAGGAGCTTCGGGAACAGGTTCCGCTTATGAAAGAAGTGCTTACAGCCATGCATGTCACGATCGTGGAAAAAGGCGGATATGAGGCAGATGATATTATCGGTACGATATCAAGAATGGCAGAACGGGATGGTTATGCAACTGTTATTGTATCGGGTGACAGAGATCTTCTACAGCTTGCAACGGATACAATACTTGTGCGTATCCCAAAGACAAAAGCAACCGGAACAACGATAGAAAATTATTATGCAAAGGATGTTGTTGAGGCATATGGCGTTACACCGGTTCAGTTTATAGATATGAAGGGACTTATGGGAGATACTTCAGATAATATTCCGGGAGTTCCGGGAATCGGAGAAAAGACAGCGGCAAAGCTGATGATCGAATACGGAAGCATGGAGAATATTCTGGATCATCTGGATACGGTAAAGCCTCCGCGTGTTCAGAAGAATCTGACAGAGAATATGGATCTTGCAGTTATGTCAAAGGATCTTGCAACGATCAAACTGGACTGCAAGCTGGATGTCTCTCTGGATGAAATGACGATCGAATCATTATTTAATGAAGATTCATATAAGATTTTTAAAAGATTAGGCTTTAACAGTCTGTTAAAAAAGTTTGACACAGTGACTGAGGCGGCGGAGATCGATCCGGTTATCACCTTGCTTGAAACAACAGAGCAGATAGACGGATTCTTTGCTGATAAGATGAAAAATACACATAAGATCGGTTTATATCCGATCCGAAAGGATGGAACCTTATTCGGGCTGGCTGCCGCCATATCCGATAAAGATGTCTTTATTTTGTCGAATCTGAATGGAATGGAGCATGACAGACTGACAGAGAATATAGTGTCAGTCACCAGGGATGGTATGCAGATTGATATTCTGGATTTAAAGGAAGCATTGTCAGTCTTTCCGTTTGATGAGAGTGATACAAAGGTGCATGATATCGGTGTAGCGGCATATCTCTTAAATCCGATGGAGGATGTATATTCCTATGATGCGATCGCAAGAGATTATCTTGGCGCAACACTGCCATCCGAAAAAGAATTGGTTGGAAAAGATGAACTGAATCTGTTCTCTTTTACAAATGAGACCTTCCGGAAATTATTTGCATATAAGGCGTTGATCCCATATCTTGCAGGTGATCTTCTAATGGAACGTCTGGAAAAACAGGAGATGTTCACTCTCTATAATGAGATCGAGATGCCGACGGTATATACGCTTTATGATATGGAGCATCGGGGAATCCGGGTTGACCGAAAAGCCTTGGATGATTACAGCGTAAAGCTGCAGAGCAGGATTGACGAACTGCATACCGAGATCATCGGTTATGCAGGAAAAGAGTTTAATATCAATTCACCGAAACAGTTAGGCGTTATTTTATTTGAAGATATGGGACTTTCCGGTGGCAAGAAGACCAAGACCGGATACAGCACCAGCGTTGATGTACTGGAAAAGATAAAGAATGACCATCCGATCATACCTGCGATACTGGAATATCGTCAGCTTACAAAGCTGAATTCCACTTATGCGCAGGGCTTGACGGCATATATATCAGAAGATGGCAGAATTCACGGAACCTTTAACCAGACGATCACAGCGACCGGTCGTATCAGTTCGACTGATCCGAACCTCCAGAATATTCCGATGAAGTTGGAACTTGGCAGACTGATTCGAAAGGCATTTATTCCGGAGGATGGATATGTATTTGTGGATGCTGATTATTCTCAGATTGAACTTCGTGTACTTGCTCATCTGTCCGAAGATCAGGTCATGCAGAATGCCTTTTTGAATCATGTAGATATCCATGCAACGACAGCTTCCGAGGTGTTCGATGTTCCGATCGATCAGGTAACATCCTTGCAGAGAAGAAATGCAAAGGCAGTTAACTTCGGTATTGTTTATGGAATCAGTGCATTTGGCTTGTCGGAGGATCTTGGAATATCCAGAAAAGAAGCGGCTGATTATATTGAGAAATATTTTGCAACCTATAAGAATATAAAGTCATTCCTTGACCGTCAGGTGGAAGAAGCAAAAGCAGATGGTGTTGTACGGACGATGTTCGGTCGTATCCGTCCTGTACCGGAGCTTCGGTCTTCAAACTTCATGACCAGAAGCTTTGGTGAACGTGTTGCAATGAATTCGCCGATTCAGGGAACGGCGGCAGATATTATTAAGATTGCTATGTTCCGTGTGAATATGGAACTGAAAAAACGAGGACTGAAATCCCGCCTGATCTTACAGATCCATGATGAACTTCTGGTAGAGACCGCAAAGGATGAGGTTGATATTGTAAAAGAGATCATGGAAAAGGAAATGATGGGTGCAGCCGACATGGCAGTACCGCTTGAGATCGGTATCAGTGAAGGAGATAATTGGTATGATGCAAAATAA
- a CDS encoding zf-HC2 domain-containing protein, which produces MTCLEAQSKIMAFIENKLPDDELKEFIKHVKNCDNCSEELEIYYTLIVGMKELDNEENLSTNFKKELDDKLNEEMTRMTAVKRIATSTIVLVLAAIITGLLWVYSGVLEKVYHYEQNSKQKSQTEYYYSDTFGEKLLFGNKYMIEYLENILYKDEDLPGNSDKNVQFMDKIKKYNQTHKNYLEVAEETAEKDDIENE; this is translated from the coding sequence ATGACATGTTTGGAAGCACAATCGAAGATCATGGCATTTATAGAGAATAAGCTCCCGGATGACGAGTTAAAGGAGTTTATTAAGCATGTCAAAAACTGTGATAATTGTTCAGAGGAACTGGAAATCTATTACACCCTGATCGTTGGGATGAAAGAGTTGGATAATGAAGAGAATCTTTCAACTAACTTTAAAAAGGAACTGGATGATAAGCTGAATGAAGAAATGACACGTATGACAGCTGTAAAACGAATTGCAACATCTACGATTGTTCTCGTTCTTGCGGCTATTATCACAGGGCTTTTGTGGGTATACAGTGGCGTACTTGAAAAGGTTTATCATTATGAACAGAATTCCAAGCAGAAATCACAGACAGAATATTATTACAGCGATACATTCGGCGAAAAGCTGTTATTCGGTAATAAGTATATGATTGAATATCTAGAAAATATTTTATATAAAGATGAGGATCTTCCGGGAAACAGTGATAAGAATGTACAGTTTATGGATAAAATAAAGAAATATAACCAGACACATAAAAATTATCTGGAAGTCGCCGAGGAAACGGCAGAGAAGGACGATATAGAAAATGAATAA
- the greA gene encoding transcription elongation factor GreA, which translates to MFNQLTESDIKKMEEEIEYRKVVVRKEKLEAVKEARAQGDLSENFEYYAAKKDKNANEKRIRYLDRMVRTAEIIKDESADDEVGLNNTVRVYFEEDEEEDTYRIVTTVREDVLNGIISNISPMGKALLGHKVGDRVEVVPGKGDPFHIVIREIVKTTDESRDHIR; encoded by the coding sequence ATGTTTAATCAGTTAACAGAATCTGACATCAAGAAGATGGAAGAAGAAATCGAATATAGAAAAGTCGTAGTTCGTAAAGAAAAGTTGGAAGCTGTGAAGGAAGCAAGAGCACAGGGAGATCTGAGTGAGAATTTTGAATATTATGCTGCGAAGAAGGATAAGAATGCGAATGAAAAGAGAATCCGTTATCTGGATCGTATGGTAAGAACTGCTGAGATCATAAAGGATGAATCAGCAGATGATGAAGTTGGCTTGAATAATACCGTTCGTGTTTATTTTGAAGAGGATGAAGAAGAAGATACTTATCGTATTGTGACGACAGTACGTGAAGATGTATTAAACGGCATTATCAGTAATATATCTCCAATGGGGAAAGCATTACTTGGACATAAAGTCGGTGACCGTGTAGAGGTGGTTCCGGGAAAGGGGGACCCGTTTCATATTGTGATACGGGAGATTGTTAAGACAACCGATGAATCCCGGGATCATATTCGATAG
- the ilvC gene encoding ketol-acid reductoisomerase has product MAEAKIYYQEDCNLSLLDGQTIAIIGYGSQGHAHALNLKESGCNVIIGLYEGSKSWAKAEAQGFEVYTAAEAAKKADIIMILINDELQADMYKNDIEPNLEEGNMLMFAHGFNIHFGTIVPPKNVDVTMIAPKAPGHTVRSEYQAGKGTPCLVAVEQDYTGKALDRALAYALGIGGARAGVLETTFRTETETDLFGEQAVLCGGVCALMQAGFETLCEAGYDPRNAYFECIHEMKLIVDLIYQSGFKGMRYSISNTAEYGDYVTGPKIITEDTKKAMKKVLSDIQDGTFAKEFLLDMSPAGRQVHFKAMRKKAAEHPSEIVGESIRKLYSWNGEDKLINN; this is encoded by the coding sequence ATGGCAGAAGCAAAAATTTATTATCAGGAAGACTGTAATTTATCATTACTGGACGGACAGACAATCGCTATTATCGGTTATGGTTCACAGGGACATGCACATGCCCTTAACTTAAAGGAATCAGGCTGTAACGTAATTATCGGTCTTTATGAAGGAAGTAAGTCTTGGGCAAAGGCTGAAGCACAGGGATTTGAAGTATATACAGCTGCAGAAGCTGCTAAGAAAGCAGACATTATCATGATTCTTATTAATGATGAGTTACAGGCTGATATGTACAAGAACGATATCGAGCCAAACCTTGAAGAAGGCAATATGTTAATGTTTGCGCATGGTTTCAATATCCACTTCGGAACAATCGTTCCACCTAAGAATGTTGATGTAACTATGATCGCTCCTAAGGCACCTGGTCACACAGTACGTTCTGAGTATCAGGCAGGAAAGGGTACACCTTGTCTTGTAGCTGTAGAGCAGGATTACACAGGAAAGGCTCTTGACAGAGCATTAGCTTATGCACTTGGTATCGGCGGAGCTCGTGCCGGCGTTCTTGAGACAACATTCAGAACAGAGACTGAGACAGACCTCTTTGGTGAGCAGGCAGTTCTTTGCGGTGGTGTATGTGCACTTATGCAGGCTGGTTTCGAGACACTTTGCGAAGCTGGTTACGATCCAAGAAATGCATACTTTGAATGTATCCATGAGATGAAGCTGATCGTAGATCTGATCTACCAGTCAGGCTTCAAGGGAATGAGATATTCTATCTCAAATACTGCTGAGTATGGTGATTATGTAACAGGCCCTAAGATCATTACAGAAGATACAAAGAAGGCTATGAAGAAAGTCCTTTCTGATATTCAGGATGGTACATTTGCTAAGGAATTCTTACTTGATATGTCACCTGCAGGACGTCAGGTTCACTTCAAGGCTATGAGAAAGAAAGCTGCTGAGCATCCATCAGAGATCGTTGGCGAAAGCATCAGAAAGCTGTACAGCTGGAATGGTGAAGACAAGCTCATCAACAACTAA
- the ilvN gene encoding acetolactate synthase small subunit yields MDNIVLSLLVDNTSGVLSRVSGLFSRRGYNIDSVTVGVTENPAYSRMTVAVSGDNASLSQIKKQLNKLEDVVEIVELEPGKSVCRELVLVKVRSDKDTRQDIMSIANIFRANIVDVSKGSMIIELTGATSKCEAFLGLLDGFEIIELVRTGLTGLVRGQRQD; encoded by the coding sequence ATGGATAATATAGTTTTGTCACTTCTTGTAGATAATACATCAGGTGTACTGAGCAGAGTTTCAGGTTTATTCAGCCGCAGAGGTTATAATATCGACAGCGTTACGGTAGGTGTTACGGAGAATCCTGCATATTCCAGAATGACTGTAGCAGTAAGCGGAGATAATGCAAGTCTGAGCCAGATCAAGAAACAGTTGAATAAGCTCGAGGACGTCGTAGAGATCGTTGAACTGGAGCCGGGCAAATCAGTATGCAGAGAGCTTGTACTCGTAAAGGTGAGAAGTGATAAGGATACCCGTCAGGATATCATGTCCATTGCAAATATATTCCGAGCAAACATCGTTGATGTTTCAAAAGGTTCCATGATCATTGAGCTAACAGGCGCAACCTCGAAGTGTGAAGCATTTCTCGGACTGTTAGATGGATTTGAGATCATTGAACTGGTTCGTACCGGCCTGACAGGACTGGTGAGAGGTCAGCGTCAGGATTAA
- a CDS encoding homocysteine S-methyltransferase family protein, with protein MNKHEFRQLFDEKILILDGATGTNLMNAGMPLGVCPEKYILEHKEVMLELQTSYLNAGTDILYAPTFTCNRLKLREYGLENNLYQMNMDLVALSKQAVAECGHGYVAGDLTMTGEMLYPMGKLQFEELVDIYKEQIKVLVEAGCDLLVVETMMSLAETRAAVIAANEICDLPVMASLTFNEDGRTLYGTDPVTAVNVLQNLGVDAIGVNCSTGPDKMTELVAAMKEVAFVPVFAKPNAGMPELVDGKSVYAMTPETFAEDMKMIIEAGAGMVGGCCGTTPAHIKALSDMAKTMDIPEISDKKERLLSSERMTRQISLDGPFMVVGERINPTGKKKLQAELREGVLDTVMTMAEEQMEKGASILDINVGMNGIDEKEMMVRVVYEVSQAVNLPLCIDSSNPAVIEAALRIYPGRALVNSVSLEKVKMQEILPLVSKYGAMFILLPLSDEGLPKDSDEKENIIHTVLDAAYKMGFQKEDVVVDGLVATVGAEKAAAVNCLKTIRYCHDMGLATICGLSNISFGLPERMFVNAAFLTMAIQNGLTMAIANPSQTMLMNMAYASDMLLNKDEGDIRYIQNVKPLGITTAAPVQNGGSQEDEKEKSVIYTDVVKGNKRNISEDVKKELEQGIDPQKIIDDELIPAINRVGKLFEQKKYFLPQLIASAETMELAINQITPLIVREDDGKAMPAIVVATVEGDIHDIGKNLVVLMLRNYGFPVIDLGKDVPADVIVDAAIENDAKVIGLSALMTTTMMKMVDVVELVKEKNLDIKVVIGGAVITESFAEEIHADGYSEDAAECVQVVKRLLDIE; from the coding sequence ATGAATAAACACGAATTTAGACAACTGTTCGATGAGAAAATACTGATCTTAGATGGAGCAACCGGAACAAATCTGATGAATGCAGGCATGCCGCTTGGTGTATGTCCGGAAAAATACATACTGGAGCACAAAGAAGTTATGCTGGAACTTCAGACGTCGTATCTGAATGCAGGCACAGATATCTTATATGCTCCGACATTTACCTGTAATCGTTTAAAGCTTCGTGAATATGGACTGGAGAATAATCTCTATCAGATGAATATGGATCTGGTAGCTCTGTCAAAGCAGGCTGTTGCTGAGTGCGGGCATGGTTATGTCGCAGGCGATCTTACCATGACAGGTGAGATGCTATATCCGATGGGAAAACTTCAGTTTGAAGAGTTGGTTGATATCTATAAAGAACAGATCAAAGTTCTTGTTGAGGCGGGCTGTGATCTTCTGGTTGTAGAAACTATGATGAGCCTTGCCGAAACCAGAGCTGCTGTGATCGCTGCAAATGAGATCTGTGATCTCCCTGTCATGGCGAGCCTTACATTTAACGAGGACGGAAGAACCTTATATGGAACGGATCCGGTAACCGCGGTCAATGTATTACAGAATCTTGGCGTGGACGCGATAGGTGTAAACTGTTCCACAGGACCGGACAAGATGACAGAGCTTGTGGCTGCCATGAAAGAGGTAGCATTTGTTCCCGTATTTGCGAAGCCGAATGCCGGTATGCCTGAACTTGTGGATGGTAAAAGTGTATATGCCATGACACCGGAAACCTTTGCAGAAGATATGAAGATGATCATAGAAGCGGGAGCCGGTATGGTCGGCGGCTGCTGCGGAACAACTCCTGCCCATATCAAAGCACTTTCTGATATGGCAAAGACAATGGATATTCCTGAGATATCAGACAAGAAAGAACGTTTGCTATCATCAGAACGCATGACAAGACAGATCAGTCTGGATGGTCCTTTTATGGTGGTCGGAGAACGTATCAATCCAACCGGTAAGAAGAAACTGCAGGCAGAGCTTCGGGAGGGAGTTCTCGATACTGTTATGACGATGGCGGAAGAACAGATGGAAAAGGGTGCATCAATCCTTGATATCAATGTCGGCATGAATGGTATTGATGAGAAAGAAATGATGGTAAGGGTTGTATATGAGGTGTCACAGGCAGTGAATCTTCCGTTATGTATTGATTCCAGTAACCCTGCTGTTATCGAAGCGGCACTTCGTATCTATCCGGGACGTGCACTTGTGAATTCTGTATCTCTGGAAAAGGTAAAAATGCAGGAGATCCTTCCGTTGGTCAGTAAATATGGTGCGATGTTCATTCTGCTTCCGCTTTCTGATGAGGGACTTCCGAAAGACAGTGATGAAAAAGAAAACATTATACATACAGTTCTGGATGCTGCTTATAAGATGGGCTTTCAGAAAGAGGATGTTGTGGTCGATGGTCTGGTTGCAACAGTCGGAGCAGAGAAAGCTGCTGCTGTCAACTGCCTGAAAACAATCCGTTATTGTCATGATATGGGGCTTGCTACGATATGCGGACTTTCGAATATCTCATTTGGATTGCCGGAGCGTATGTTTGTAAATGCAGCTTTTCTTACGATGGCGATCCAGAATGGTCTTACGATGGCAATTGCAAATCCGTCACAGACTATGCTTATGAATATGGCATATGCATCGGATATGCTTCTTAACAAAGACGAAGGAGATATCCGGTATATCCAGAATGTAAAACCTCTCGGGATCACAACGGCTGCACCTGTACAGAATGGAGGCAGTCAGGAGGATGAAAAAGAAAAAAGTGTTATCTACACAGATGTTGTAAAAGGAAATAAAAGAAATATTTCAGAAGATGTCAAAAAAGAACTGGAACAGGGGATAGATCCGCAGAAGATTATTGATGATGAGCTGATTCCGGCAATTAACCGTGTTGGAAAATTATTTGAACAGAAAAAATACTTTCTGCCACAGTTAATCGCAAGCGCAGAGACGATGGAGCTTGCGATCAATCAGATCACACCACTTATCGTACGAGAGGATGATGGAAAGGCAATGCCTGCGATCGTGGTTGCTACCGTAGAGGGAGATATCCATGATATTGGAAAGAATCTGGTTGTCTTGATGCTACGAAACTACGGATTCCCGGTTATCGATCTTGGAAAGGATGTACCTGCGGATGTGATCGTAGATGCAGCCATAGAAAATGATGCCAAGGTCATCGGACTTTCGGCACTGATGACAACAACCATGATGAAAATGGTGGATGTCGTGGAACTGGTAAAAGAAAAAAATCTGGATATTAAGGTCGTTATCGGCGGAGCCGTTATCACGGAGAGCTTTGCCGAGGAGATCCATGCAGACGGTTATTCAGAGGATGCGGCAGAATGTGTTCAGGTTGTAAAAAGATTGCTTGATATTGAGTAA
- the rnhA gene encoding ribonuclease HI, whose product MDVKIYTDGAARGNPDGPGGYGTVIQFIDGKGTLHEREFSQGYNKTTNNRMELMAAIVGLEALIKPCNVELYSDSQYLVKAFNEGWIWGWIKKGWKRGKNEPVKNRDLWERLLKAKEPHTVTFHWVKGHAGHPMNERCDMLATTAADGDNKIDDEGVITNE is encoded by the coding sequence ATGGATGTAAAGATATATACAGATGGTGCAGCGAGAGGTAATCCGGACGGACCGGGCGGATATGGTACGGTTATCCAGTTTATTGATGGAAAAGGAACGCTCCATGAACGGGAATTTTCACAGGGCTATAATAAGACTACAAATAACCGCATGGAGCTTATGGCAGCTATTGTTGGTTTAGAAGCATTGATAAAACCCTGTAATGTGGAATTATATTCAGATTCCCAGTATCTTGTAAAGGCATTTAATGAAGGCTGGATATGGGGCTGGATCAAGAAGGGCTGGAAACGTGGCAAGAATGAACCGGTAAAGAACCGGGATCTGTGGGAACGACTGTTAAAAGCAAAAGAACCGCATACAGTAACCTTTCACTGGGTAAAGGGACATGCAGGACATCCGATGAATGAACGATGTGATATGCTTGCAACGACAGCGGCAGACGGAGATAACAAAATAGACGACGAAGGTGTGATAACGAATGAATAA
- a CDS encoding purine-nucleoside phosphorylase has translation MYDEAVRYITDKIKMKPEIGIVLGSGLGDAFTMDDPVYVYYKEIPGFPVSTVAGHKGRFIFGYSCGKPIVVMQGRVHYYEGYSMQDVVKPIRLMGLLGIRWLILTNAAGGISEELAPGDIMIISDQISSFVPSPLIGRNIDEFGVRFPDMSHIYDKEKIQISRKVFEQIGLHVVEGTYIQATGPQYETPAEIRMFQLLGADAVGMSTACEAIAACHMGIRVSGFSAISNKAAGLGAELKHEDILDRSKEMSDKMSRLLTELIESYSDGTE, from the coding sequence ATGTATGATGAGGCTGTTCGTTATATCACTGACAAAATAAAGATGAAGCCGGAGATAGGGATTGTACTTGGAAGCGGACTGGGCGATGCATTTACCATGGATGATCCTGTGTATGTTTATTATAAAGAGATTCCGGGTTTTCCTGTTTCGACGGTTGCCGGTCATAAGGGACGGTTTATATTTGGTTATTCCTGTGGAAAGCCGATTGTTGTCATGCAGGGAAGAGTTCATTACTATGAGGGATATTCCATGCAGGATGTCGTGAAGCCGATCCGGCTGATGGGGCTTCTAGGAATACGGTGGCTGATCCTTACCAATGCGGCGGGAGGAATCAGTGAAGAGCTGGCACCGGGAGATATCATGATCATTTCGGATCAGATATCAAGCTTTGTTCCATCTCCGTTGATTGGAAGAAATATAGATGAGTTTGGCGTCAGATTCCCGGATATGAGCCATATATATGATAAAGAAAAAATACAGATAAGCAGGAAAGTATTTGAGCAGATTGGACTTCATGTTGTGGAAGGAACCTACATTCAGGCGACCGGTCCGCAATATGAAACACCGGCTGAGATAAGGATGTTTCAGTTGCTCGGCGCAGATGCGGTCGGCATGAGTACAGCATGTGAGGCAATCGCGGCCTGCCATATGGGAATCCGTGTATCCGGTTTTTCGGCAATTTCAAATAAAGCGGCAGGACTTGGTGCTGAATTAAAGCATGAGGATATTCTGGATCGCAGTAAGGAGATGTCTGATAAAATGAGCAGACTCCTTACAGAATTGATCGAAAGTTATAGTGATGGCACAGAATAA
- a CDS encoding peptidoglycan binding domain-containing protein encodes MSEENKEVEQIESKAVKDAEQTECEADKEATQIETKEEQTENSADKEENEAGKEAGQMEIETEADQETDQAEAEEIETKDQPEVAATAAAIPSDVFVDKSVYEQIDKRKKGKKIAAIISISVGGVILLCYLTLSIWFSFHFNKNTYIDGQNVSYHTVKSVKNTIDTYMSGYTLSVNGREHASFVIRPEDIDMTIQAVSNEKSIKKKQNGFLWFLYLNNKRKDYKTSYEVTYDKEKLYQFLKDQDCMQEKNMEKPKNAYVAVDKSEAVIIPETEGSYLDTDKVHEVIETALEQVKATTDLDKEACYENAEITADSKEIADRKKALETYLTVQIDYSIDRVSWTLDASTFGSWLYYDNGKWKFKKKSVQAYVRQLAETYDTVGTTRTFQTYTGRYVEETGNRYGWAIDVEAETKGLREALASGKSQERTPEFSQTGAAYNKYGDIGYSYVEVDLSNQHVYLIIDGKLVEDSPCVTGCVKKGHGTPDGLYSITYKESPSVLRGEDYETKVNFWMPFNRGIGLHDATWRDKFGGDIYYSSGSHGCVNLPYQKAAVIYENIYAGMPVICYY; translated from the coding sequence ATGAGTGAGGAAAACAAAGAAGTAGAGCAGATAGAGAGCAAAGCCGTCAAAGATGCAGAACAAACAGAATGCGAAGCGGATAAAGAGGCAACACAAATAGAGACTAAAGAAGAGCAAACAGAAAACAGCGCAGACAAAGAAGAGAATGAGGCAGGCAAAGAGGCTGGGCAGATGGAGATTGAAACTGAAGCAGACCAAGAGACAGACCAGGCGGAGGCTGAAGAAATAGAAACAAAAGACCAGCCGGAGGTTGCTGCCACGGCTGCTGCTATACCATCGGATGTCTTTGTCGATAAGAGTGTCTATGAACAGATCGATAAACGAAAAAAAGGAAAAAAGATCGCTGCGATTATATCAATTTCTGTGGGCGGAGTTATTTTACTTTGTTATCTTACATTGTCGATCTGGTTTAGCTTCCATTTTAACAAGAATACATATATTGACGGACAGAATGTATCCTATCATACAGTAAAATCCGTAAAAAACACGATCGATACATATATGAGTGGATATACTTTAAGCGTAAACGGCAGAGAACATGCATCATTTGTGATCCGTCCGGAAGATATCGATATGACGATACAGGCAGTTTCCAATGAGAAAAGCATTAAGAAGAAGCAAAATGGCTTTCTGTGGTTTTTATATCTGAATAATAAGCGGAAAGATTATAAAACCAGTTATGAGGTAACCTATGATAAGGAAAAACTGTATCAATTTTTAAAAGATCAGGACTGTATGCAGGAAAAGAATATGGAAAAACCAAAGAATGCCTATGTAGCAGTTGATAAGAGCGAGGCGGTTATCATACCAGAGACAGAAGGCAGTTATCTGGATACAGATAAGGTTCATGAAGTGATAGAAACGGCGCTTGAACAGGTGAAAGCTACTACAGACCTTGATAAAGAAGCGTGTTACGAGAATGCAGAGATCACGGCAGACAGTAAGGAGATTGCAGACCGGAAAAAAGCACTGGAAACATATCTTACGGTTCAGATCGACTACAGCATTGATCGTGTATCATGGACGCTTGATGCATCAACATTTGGCAGCTGGCTCTATTATGATAACGGAAAATGGAAGTTCAAAAAGAAATCGGTTCAGGCATATGTGAGACAGCTTGCAGAGACATATGATACAGTCGGAACAACGAGAACCTTTCAGACTTATACAGGAAGATATGTAGAAGAAACAGGCAATCGTTATGGATGGGCAATTGATGTAGAAGCGGAGACAAAGGGCTTGCGGGAAGCACTTGCAAGTGGGAAATCACAGGAGCGTACACCGGAGTTTTCCCAGACGGGAGCAGCATATAACAAATACGGGGATATCGGTTATTCTTATGTAGAGGTCGATCTGTCGAACCAGCATGTATATTTGATCATAGATGGAAAATTGGTTGAAGATTCTCCCTGTGTAACAGGTTGTGTAAAGAAAGGACATGGTACACCGGATGGGTTATATTCGATCACATATAAAGAATCACCTTCTGTTTTAAGAGGAGAGGATTATGAGACAAAGGTCAATTTCTGGATGCCTTTTAATCGTGGAATCGGGCTTCATGATGCGACATGGCGTGATAAGTTCGGCGGAGACATTTATTATTCCAGCGGTTCGCATGGCTGCGTTAATCTGCCATATCAGAAAGCCGCGGTTATTTATGAGAATATCTATGCCGGGATGCCTGTAATCTGCTACTATTAG